The Gilliamella apicola genome window below encodes:
- a CDS encoding phosphoribosyltransferase family protein: MRCILCNMPLFLSHHGICSQCVKNLPKFNKICRRCCLPHSLSTNVCYRCREHKPYWDELIAVSEYIHPLKNLIHHFKFYKKIELKLALARLMFLSWYQRREMEGLAKPDLVTCVPLHHLRYWSRGYNQAELLAKPIAKWLNCDFYPHLLSRKKNATDQKKLSLKQRMSNVETLFVCNQNVANKSVMLIDDIVTTGNTINAISQQLKQCGATRVEIICLCRTVL, from the coding sequence ATGCGTTGTATTTTATGTAATATGCCTTTATTTTTATCTCATCATGGTATTTGCAGTCAATGTGTTAAAAATCTACCTAAATTCAATAAAATTTGTCGGCGATGCTGTTTACCTCATTCATTATCAACGAATGTATGTTATCGATGTCGAGAACATAAACCTTATTGGGACGAACTTATTGCTGTTAGTGAATATATTCATCCATTGAAAAATTTAATTCATCACTTTAAATTTTATAAAAAAATTGAATTAAAGTTGGCATTAGCGAGATTAATGTTTTTATCATGGTATCAACGACGAGAAATGGAAGGTTTAGCTAAACCAGATTTGGTTACGTGTGTGCCTTTGCATCATCTTCGATATTGGTCAAGAGGCTATAACCAAGCCGAATTGTTGGCAAAGCCTATTGCTAAATGGTTAAATTGTGATTTTTATCCTCATCTGTTATCAAGAAAGAAAAATGCAACAGATCAAAAGAAATTATCACTTAAACAGCGGATGAGCAATGTTGAGACACTTTTTGTGTGTAACCAAAATGTTGCTAATAAATCGGTAATGCTTATTGATGATATAGTTACTACTGGTAATACTATAAATGCTATTAGTCAGCAATTAAAACAATGTGGAGCAACCCGTGTTGAGATAATTTGTTTATGTCGTACGGTATTGTAA
- the nfuA gene encoding Fe-S biogenesis protein NfuA produces MSIITISESAQQHFKKLLANQPEGTQIRVFVMDPGTPSAECGVSYCPADTVEDNDIEEKYTDFSVYIDEFSAPFLEETVIDYVTDEFGAQLTLKAPNSKMKKVADDAPLIERVNYVIQAQINPQLASHGGRVNLVELTDDNYAILQFGGGCNGCSMVDYTLKEGIEKQLMVEFPELAGVKDITEHQAGAHSFC; encoded by the coding sequence ATGTCTATTATTACTATTTCTGAATCAGCTCAACAGCACTTTAAAAAATTGCTTGCTAATCAACCAGAAGGTACACAAATTAGAGTATTTGTTATGGATCCTGGTACGCCTAGTGCAGAATGTGGAGTTTCGTATTGTCCGGCCGATACAGTTGAAGATAATGATATAGAAGAAAAGTATACAGATTTTTCTGTGTATATCGATGAATTTAGTGCCCCATTTTTGGAAGAAACTGTGATTGATTATGTGACAGATGAATTTGGTGCACAGTTAACATTAAAAGCACCTAACTCAAAAATGAAAAAAGTTGCTGATGATGCCCCGTTAATTGAGCGCGTAAATTATGTGATCCAAGCGCAAATTAACCCTCAGTTGGCTAGTCATGGTGGGCGCGTAAATTTAGTTGAGTTGACCGATGATAACTACGCGATTTTACAATTTGGTGGTGGATGTAATGGTTGCTCAATGGTTGATTATACTTTGAAAGAAGGTATCGAAAAGCAATTAATGGTCGAATTTCCTGAACTTGCAGGAGTGAAAGACATTACTGAACATCAAGCGGGCGCACATTCATTTTGTTAA
- the robA gene encoding MDR efflux pump AcrAB transcriptional activator RobA, with amino-acid sequence MNQVSIISDLIVWIEKNLEQPLSIDNVSQKSGYSKWHLQRMFKEVTGQVLGTYIRHRRLTYAALSLRMTSKPILDIAMQYRFDSQQTFTRSFKKQFNETPASYRRSEFWDPVGLTPAIELNKNQLSLPEPKFVDMPKQTFWGISFKNNCNLGQLLDEENRLRTQFFHNYLSRCTNKSEDLPDKIYAFSRILKSKDNTNEQELLYTIALDHNNNLEHIEEVVSEGGLYLCFKYIGSPDNFSDFISQVHLAAMPALKVRLRSSSCLIEIHHNLHDDTVASVKDIKTMECDYCVPVVTETEVNIQQNL; translated from the coding sequence ATGAATCAAGTTAGTATTATTTCAGATCTTATCGTTTGGATTGAAAAAAATTTAGAACAGCCATTGTCTATCGATAATGTATCGCAAAAGTCTGGTTATTCAAAATGGCATTTACAACGAATGTTTAAAGAAGTGACGGGGCAAGTTCTTGGAACTTATATTCGTCATCGTCGCTTAACTTACGCAGCGCTATCTTTGCGTATGACCAGTAAGCCCATTTTAGACATTGCTATGCAATATCGTTTTGATTCGCAACAAACATTTACCCGATCTTTTAAAAAACAATTTAATGAAACACCAGCGAGTTATCGTCGAAGTGAATTTTGGGATCCAGTAGGATTAACACCAGCGATTGAGCTTAATAAAAATCAACTTTCACTACCTGAACCCAAATTTGTTGATATGCCGAAACAGACTTTTTGGGGGATTTCTTTCAAAAATAATTGTAATCTAGGACAATTATTAGACGAAGAAAATAGACTTCGAACACAGTTTTTTCATAATTATCTATCTCGTTGTACAAATAAAAGCGAAGATTTGCCTGATAAAATTTATGCTTTTAGTCGTATATTAAAAAGCAAAGATAATACCAATGAACAAGAACTACTTTATACTATTGCGTTAGATCATAATAATAATCTTGAACATATTGAAGAAGTAGTTAGTGAAGGTGGATTATATTTATGCTTTAAATATATTGGTTCACCAGATAACTTTAGCGATTTTATTTCTCAAGTACATTTAGCTGCAATGCCAGCTCTAAAAGTTCGGTTGCGTAGTTCCAGCTGTTTAATCGAAATTCACCATAATCTTCATGATGATACTGTCGCCTCTGTTAAAGATATTAAGACTATGGAATGTGATTACTGTGTGCCGGTTGTTACAGAAACTGAAGTTAATATCCAACAAAATTTATAA
- the trpR gene encoding trp operon repressor, which produces MKTNEWQQTVKLLHQAFNDGYSLDILKLLMTADERDALITRVKIVHSLLDGSINQRQLKDQLKIGIATVTRGSNSLKEATPEFKKWLENILLSSDNKNIN; this is translated from the coding sequence ATGAAAACTAACGAATGGCAACAAACCGTTAAGCTATTACACCAAGCCTTTAATGACGGTTATTCACTTGATATATTAAAGTTATTAATGACAGCTGATGAACGCGATGCACTGATAACTCGAGTGAAAATTGTACATTCATTACTTGACGGTTCAATCAACCAAAGGCAACTAAAAGATCAACTAAAAATAGGTATTGCAACAGTAACTCGAGGTTCAAATAGTCTTAAAGAAGCAACACCTGAATTTAAAAAATGGTTAGAAAACATTCTGTTAAGCTCAGATAACAAAAACATTAACTAG
- the sltY gene encoding murein transglycosylase: MKLVSRYLLVISLVFTSNAFANNSQKMLRENYQKWINSYQSLSFQEQKALLATIKNYPLYPYAAVQFFQKNIKVVSPDVVSDFVKKNQDFPLTNSLTQSYLKELTNRQDWNSIISFPKDNSIPSNCRYQYALLKKKGDESVFKDVETLWMTGKDLSSACDPLLNAWAKAGKRTNNLILSRIELAVEANNLKLARYLANLLDENNKIIKSNLLDLFDNPRKLEDFSKNIKVSSFTKKITLASFSRLTKVDIELAETLLPQLIKQQKLNENEQSLLQKSLASRYFSDSVTYEQIKWRDNYIAKSHDSSLVEKRIRLAIDENNYKDIAYWLAQLTPEDQLKEDWQYWKARVLLKNNRKKEANSILQTLTTKRGFYGMISAQTLNQHYSLNNQSKKITHTEISALKSNFDDKPFVKRINELRSLGMLPESSREWRYMLNSQVDSNEYIKLAQYALHKDWGDLSIQATIVGKLWNNWTERLPIMYQDLYHDALKDKAIPLSYALAISRQESALDTTVQSSAGARGLMQLMPATAKETAKKMGLLTYTSSTQLFDPKINIQLGSYFLNSVYLQNNNNRILSSAAYNAGPNRVKRWLKESGGKLDAVAFIDSIPFTETRNYVKSVLVYDYIYQIILDKKNPHILTQHEFNKQY; this comes from the coding sequence ATGAAACTGGTATCACGTTACTTATTGGTAATAAGTTTAGTATTTACAAGTAACGCTTTCGCAAATAATTCTCAAAAAATGTTGCGAGAAAATTATCAAAAATGGATTAACTCTTATCAATCGTTAAGTTTTCAAGAACAAAAAGCATTACTTGCAACCATAAAAAATTATCCATTATATCCTTACGCTGCTGTGCAATTTTTTCAAAAAAATATAAAAGTTGTCTCCCCTGATGTAGTTAGCGATTTTGTAAAGAAAAATCAGGATTTTCCTTTAACAAACTCTTTAACACAATCCTATTTGAAAGAGTTAACAAATCGCCAAGATTGGAATTCAATAATTTCATTCCCTAAAGATAATTCAATACCTTCTAATTGCCGCTATCAATATGCCTTACTCAAGAAAAAAGGGGATGAATCAGTTTTTAAAGATGTAGAAACACTTTGGATGACAGGAAAAGATCTTTCTTCTGCATGTGATCCATTACTTAATGCTTGGGCTAAAGCTGGTAAACGAACAAACAATTTAATATTGTCACGTATTGAATTGGCAGTTGAAGCGAATAATTTAAAATTAGCTCGGTATCTAGCAAATCTATTAGATGAAAATAACAAAATAATCAAAAGTAATTTACTAGACTTATTCGATAATCCAAGAAAATTAGAAGATTTTTCAAAAAATATCAAAGTGAGTTCTTTCACTAAAAAAATTACTTTAGCATCATTTTCTCGTTTAACTAAAGTCGACATAGAATTAGCTGAGACCTTATTGCCACAATTAATCAAACAGCAAAAATTAAATGAAAACGAGCAAAGTTTATTGCAAAAAAGTTTAGCAAGCCGTTATTTCAGTGATTCAGTTACTTATGAACAAATTAAATGGCGAGATAATTATATTGCTAAAAGCCATGATTCATCTTTGGTTGAAAAACGTATTCGTTTAGCTATTGATGAAAATAATTACAAGGATATTGCTTATTGGTTAGCACAACTAACACCAGAAGATCAATTAAAAGAAGATTGGCAATATTGGAAAGCACGAGTGTTATTAAAAAATAATCGAAAAAAAGAAGCTAATAGTATTCTACAAACACTCACAACTAAACGTGGTTTTTATGGTATGATCAGTGCACAAACACTGAATCAACATTATTCTCTTAATAATCAATCAAAAAAAATTACTCATACCGAAATTTCAGCATTAAAGTCTAACTTTGATGATAAACCATTTGTGAAAAGAATTAATGAATTACGTAGTTTAGGAATGTTGCCAGAATCAAGCAGAGAATGGCGATATATGCTCAATAGTCAAGTGGATAGTAATGAATATATAAAATTGGCTCAATATGCTTTACATAAAGATTGGGGTGATCTAAGTATTCAAGCAACTATTGTAGGCAAATTATGGAATAACTGGACAGAACGCTTGCCCATCATGTACCAAGACTTATACCATGATGCCCTAAAAGATAAAGCTATTCCTCTTTCTTATGCTTTAGCTATTTCGCGTCAAGAAAGTGCGCTTGATACCACGGTACAATCTTCAGCGGGAGCTAGAGGATTGATGCAATTGATGCCTGCAACCGCTAAAGAAACAGCTAAAAAAATGGGCCTACTTACTTATACTTCATCAACACAACTGTTCGATCCTAAAATCAACATACAATTGGGTAGTTACTTTTTAAATTCAGTTTATCTACAAAATAATAATAATCGAATATTATCTTCGGCAGCTTATAATGCTGGACCTAATCGCGTTAAACGTTGGTTAAAAGAGAGTGGTGGAAAACTTGACGCCGTTGCTTTTATTGATAGTATTCCATTTACTGAAACACGTAATTACGTGAAAAGTGTTTTAGTTTATGACTATATCTATCAAATAATCTTAGATAAAAAAAATCCACATATTTTGACTCAGCATGAATTTAATAAACAATATTAA
- the iscR gene encoding Fe-S cluster assembly transcriptional regulator IscR, producing the protein MKLTSKGRYAVTAMLDVALHSDSGPVSLADISERQEISLSYLEQLFARLRKNGLVTSVRGPGGGYVLSRAMDQIAISSIVKAVDETVHATKCHGQDGCQGGVRCLTHTLWNDLSERIEDFLTSITLSELVNNNEVKAVANRQSNIQHVSIN; encoded by the coding sequence ATGAAATTGACATCAAAAGGAAGATACGCCGTAACTGCAATGTTGGATGTAGCATTACATTCTGACTCAGGACCAGTATCACTTGCCGATATTTCAGAACGTCAAGAAATCTCGCTTTCTTATCTTGAACAATTATTTGCGCGGTTACGAAAAAATGGTTTAGTAACCAGTGTTAGAGGCCCTGGTGGGGGTTATGTGCTGAGTCGAGCAATGGATCAAATTGCGATTAGCTCAATTGTAAAAGCCGTTGATGAGACGGTACATGCAACTAAGTGCCACGGTCAAGATGGCTGTCAAGGTGGTGTTAGATGTCTAACTCATACATTATGGAATGATTTAAGTGAGCGAATTGAAGATTTTCTAACCAGCATTACACTCAGCGAATTAGTCAATAATAATGAAGTAAAAGCTGTAGCTAATCGACAAAGCAATATACAACACGTCAGCATTAATTAA
- a CDS encoding IscS subfamily cysteine desulfurase produces MKLPIYMDYAATTPVDPRVAEKMMQYLTPNGIFGNPASRSHKFGWQAEEAVDIARNQIADLIGADSREIVFTSGATEADNLAIKGAAHFNKAKGKHIITCKTEHKAVLDTCRQLEREGYEVTYLAPESNGILDLDKLVAAMRSDTTVVSIMHVNNETGVIQNIEKIGEMCRERGIVFHVDATQSVGKLAIDLSKLKVDLMSFSGHKIYGPKGIGGLYVRRKPRVRIEAQMHGGGHERGMRSGTLPVHQIVGMGEAYRIAKEEMATEMPRLLALKNRLWNGLKDIEEVYLNGSLEHSVPNILNVSFAYIEGESLMMALKDLAVSSGSACTSASLEPSYVLRALGLNDELAHSSIRFSFGRFSTEEEVDYVIKLIKDSIGKLRELSPLWEMFKDGVDLSKIKWSAH; encoded by the coding sequence ATGAAATTACCTATTTATATGGATTACGCTGCTACAACGCCAGTTGATCCTAGAGTTGCTGAAAAAATGATGCAGTATTTAACACCTAATGGTATTTTTGGTAATCCAGCATCTCGTTCTCATAAATTTGGTTGGCAAGCCGAAGAAGCGGTTGATATTGCTCGAAATCAAATCGCAGATCTTATTGGTGCCGATTCCCGAGAAATTGTGTTTACTTCTGGAGCAACGGAAGCTGATAACTTAGCTATTAAAGGTGCAGCTCATTTTAATAAAGCTAAAGGTAAACATATTATTACTTGTAAAACGGAACATAAAGCGGTACTTGATACCTGTCGGCAACTTGAACGTGAAGGTTATGAAGTGACTTATTTGGCTCCTGAATCCAATGGAATATTGGATTTAGATAAGCTTGTAGCGGCAATGCGCAGTGATACAACTGTTGTCTCAATTATGCATGTTAATAATGAGACTGGTGTCATTCAAAACATTGAAAAAATTGGTGAAATGTGTCGTGAAAGAGGTATTGTTTTTCATGTTGACGCAACCCAAAGCGTCGGTAAATTAGCCATTGATCTGTCTAAATTAAAAGTTGATCTTATGTCTTTTTCTGGACATAAAATTTATGGACCTAAAGGGATTGGTGGACTTTATGTTAGACGTAAACCTCGTGTTCGTATTGAAGCGCAAATGCATGGTGGTGGTCATGAGCGCGGTATGCGTTCTGGTACGTTGCCAGTGCATCAAATCGTTGGTATGGGCGAAGCATATCGTATAGCTAAAGAAGAAATGGCAACTGAAATGCCACGGTTATTAGCGTTAAAAAATCGCTTATGGAATGGCTTAAAAGATATCGAAGAAGTTTATCTTAATGGTTCTTTAGAACATAGTGTCCCTAATATATTAAATGTAAGCTTTGCTTATATTGAAGGTGAATCACTTATGATGGCTTTAAAAGATTTAGCAGTATCATCAGGTTCAGCATGTACATCTGCAAGTTTAGAGCCATCTTATGTATTACGAGCACTTGGCCTTAATGATGAACTTGCACATAGCTCAATTCGATTCTCATTTGGTCGATTTAGTACTGAAGAAGAAGTGGATTATGTTATTAAACTAATTAAAGATTCTATTGGTAAATTAAGGGAATTATCTCCACTTTGGGAAATGTTCAAAGATGGTGTTGATCTAAGTAAAATCAAATGGTCAGCCCATTAA
- the iscU gene encoding Fe-S cluster assembly scaffold IscU gives MAYSEKVVDHYENPRNVGSFDQNDPNVGSGMVGAPACGDVMRLQIKVNDDGIIEDAKFKTYGCGSAIASSSLVTEWIKGKSLDEAQAIKNTDIAKELELPPVKIHCSLLAEDAIKAAIDDYKTKKGQS, from the coding sequence ATGGCATACAGTGAAAAAGTAGTTGATCACTATGAAAACCCTCGTAATGTTGGTTCTTTTGATCAAAATGATCCTAATGTTGGTAGTGGCATGGTTGGCGCACCGGCATGTGGTGATGTTATGCGTTTACAAATCAAAGTAAATGATGACGGTATAATAGAAGATGCTAAATTTAAAACTTATGGTTGTGGTAGTGCAATTGCATCAAGCTCTTTAGTTACTGAATGGATTAAAGGTAAATCTTTAGATGAAGCCCAAGCAATTAAAAATACAGATATTGCCAAAGAGCTTGAGTTACCACCTGTTAAAATTCACTGTTCGCTTTTAGCGGAAGACGCAATTAAAGCAGCAATTGATGACTATAAAACTAAAAAAGGTCAAAGTTAA
- the iscA gene encoding iron-sulfur cluster assembly protein IscA: protein MAITLTNSAANRVQAFLANRGKGVGLRLGVKTSGCSGMAYVLEFADIINDDDSVFEDKNVKVIVDKKSLVYIDGTELDFVKEGLNEGFKFNNPNAQNECGCGESFNV from the coding sequence ATGGCAATTACACTAACAAATAGCGCGGCTAATCGTGTTCAGGCTTTTCTTGCTAATCGCGGAAAAGGGGTAGGGCTGAGGTTAGGCGTTAAAACATCAGGTTGCTCTGGTATGGCATATGTTTTAGAGTTTGCTGATATTATTAACGATGATGATAGTGTGTTTGAAGATAAAAATGTTAAAGTCATTGTTGATAAAAAAAGTTTGGTTTATATCGATGGTACCGAACTGGATTTTGTTAAAGAAGGATTAAACGAAGGTTTTAAATTTAATAATCCCAATGCGCAGAATGAATGTGGCTGCGGTGAAAGCTTTAATGTGTAA
- the hscB gene encoding Fe-S protein assembly co-chaperone HscB gives MPNYFELFDLPVQLPVDVSLLTANYQQLQRQYHPDNFATANDNDKMVMVQKSAMINDGYHTLKNPIKAAEHLLSLKGFDAATEQNIIHDADFLMEQFVLREKLEDIESQDNFVILDDFHSEVFARQRDVYKQLLEFINKQDWEAALNQIFKIRYLTRLIEQIEKLQEKQYAL, from the coding sequence ATGCCTAATTACTTTGAACTATTTGATTTACCTGTTCAGCTACCAGTAGATGTTTCGTTACTAACAGCGAATTATCAACAATTACAAAGACAATATCATCCAGATAATTTTGCCACTGCTAATGATAACGATAAAATGGTGATGGTACAAAAATCAGCAATGATTAATGACGGTTATCATACACTGAAAAATCCCATTAAAGCTGCTGAACATCTATTGTCTCTAAAGGGTTTTGATGCGGCAACTGAGCAAAATATTATACATGATGCTGATTTTTTAATGGAACAATTTGTTTTACGTGAAAAATTAGAAGATATTGAAAGTCAGGATAATTTTGTTATATTAGATGACTTTCATTCGGAAGTTTTTGCGCGTCAACGTGATGTTTATAAACAATTATTAGAATTTATTAACAAACAAGATTGGGAAGCAGCCCTTAATCAAATCTTTAAAATCCGCTATTTAACTAGATTGATAGAACAAATCGAAAAGTTACAAGAAAAACAATATGCTTTATAA
- the hscA gene encoding Fe-S protein assembly chaperone HscA, with translation MVLLQISEPGQTPEPHQRRLAVGIDLGTTNSLVATVRSGQTEVLPDLDNDFLLPSVVYYGLDVDDNLVITVGKHAKSNAVNDPQNTVSSVKRLMGRNLSDIEAVHFPYTFSQTDNGVPLLNLPNNQVNPIQVSSEILIALAQRAKQSLGGEVDGAVITVPAYFDDAQRQATKDAAKLAGLHVLRLLNEPTAAAIAYGLDTGKEGVIAVYDLGGGTFDISILRLHKGVFEVLATGGDSALGGDDFDRLLADYLKNQLGLENNTDPYINQKIIDETVKIKVALSQQDLALANIEGQSLTITRQQFQDLIEPLVKRTLAVCRRALRDAEINIDEMVEVVMVGGSTRVPLVRQLVGDFFRKEPLTSIDPDKVVAIGAAIQADILVGNKPDSDMLLLDVIPLSLGIETMGELVEKIIPRNSTIPCARAQEFTTFKDGQTAMMIHVLQGERESVVDCRSLARFTLRGIPPMPAGGAHIRVTFQVDADGLLNVTAMEKSTGVEAAIQVKPSYGLTDNEIANMIQDSINYAQQDKQVRMLAEQKVEAARVLESLQSALDKDADLLNEQQLNQILIAKHQLQAVSELDDSDAIKKHIKIVDNMTQEFAAKRMDRSIRQALTGHKVDDI, from the coding sequence ATGGTATTATTACAAATTAGTGAACCTGGACAAACTCCTGAACCTCATCAGCGCCGTTTAGCTGTGGGAATTGATTTGGGGACAACTAATTCACTAGTTGCTACTGTGCGTAGCGGACAAACCGAAGTGCTACCAGATTTGGATAATGATTTTCTATTACCTTCAGTAGTTTATTACGGCTTAGATGTTGATGATAATCTTGTTATTACCGTTGGTAAGCATGCAAAATCTAATGCTGTAAATGATCCTCAAAACACGGTGAGTTCTGTTAAACGGTTAATGGGTAGAAACTTATCTGATATTGAGGCTGTACATTTTCCTTATACTTTTTCACAAACGGATAATGGTGTTCCATTATTGAATTTGCCTAATAATCAAGTTAACCCAATACAAGTCTCCTCGGAAATTTTGATCGCCTTAGCTCAACGTGCAAAACAGAGTTTAGGTGGTGAAGTTGATGGTGCTGTAATCACAGTGCCAGCCTATTTTGATGATGCGCAACGGCAAGCAACTAAAGATGCGGCTAAATTAGCTGGGCTGCATGTTTTAAGATTATTAAATGAACCAACTGCTGCTGCTATCGCTTATGGTTTAGATACTGGCAAAGAAGGCGTTATTGCAGTTTATGATTTAGGTGGCGGTACATTTGATATTTCTATTTTGCGTCTACATAAAGGGGTATTTGAAGTTTTAGCAACCGGTGGTGATTCAGCACTAGGAGGTGATGATTTTGACCGATTGCTTGCTGATTATTTAAAAAATCAATTAGGTTTAGAAAATAATACTGATCCCTATATAAACCAAAAAATTATTGATGAAACAGTTAAAATAAAAGTAGCATTAAGTCAGCAAGACTTAGCTTTAGCCAACATAGAAGGGCAATCTTTAACTATAACGCGTCAACAATTTCAAGACTTAATTGAACCTTTAGTTAAACGAACTTTGGCGGTTTGTCGCCGAGCATTAAGAGATGCTGAAATCAATATTGATGAAATGGTTGAAGTTGTCATGGTCGGTGGCTCAACTCGTGTCCCTTTAGTCAGACAATTAGTGGGTGATTTTTTTAGAAAAGAGCCTTTAACTTCCATTGATCCTGATAAAGTTGTTGCTATTGGTGCGGCAATACAAGCTGATATCCTGGTTGGTAATAAGCCCGATTCAGATATGTTATTGCTTGATGTCATTCCTTTATCTTTAGGAATAGAGACAATGGGGGAATTAGTGGAAAAAATCATCCCTCGTAATAGCACAATACCATGTGCCAGAGCTCAAGAATTTACCACATTTAAAGATGGTCAAACAGCTATGATGATTCATGTGTTACAAGGCGAGCGTGAAAGTGTTGTAGATTGCCGATCGTTGGCTCGTTTTACGCTAAGAGGTATTCCTCCTATGCCTGCTGGCGGAGCGCATATTCGTGTTACTTTTCAAGTCGATGCTGATGGTTTATTAAATGTTACTGCAATGGAAAAATCAACAGGTGTTGAAGCTGCGATTCAAGTTAAGCCATCTTATGGTCTAACGGATAATGAAATTGCTAACATGATTCAGGATTCAATCAATTATGCCCAGCAAGATAAACAAGTAAGAATGCTTGCCGAACAAAAGGTTGAAGCAGCTAGAGTACTAGAAAGCTTACAAAGTGCTTTAGATAAAGATGCTGATCTATTAAATGAGCAACAACTTAATCAGATTTTAATCGCTAAGCATCAGTTACAAGCAGTAAGTGAATTAGATGATAGTGATGCTATCAAAAAGCATATTAAGATTGTTGATAATATGACACAAGAGTTTGCTGCTAAACGTATGGATAGATCAATTCGTCAAGCCTTAACTGGCCATAAAGTTGATGATATTTAA
- the fdx gene encoding ISC system 2Fe-2S type ferredoxin, whose protein sequence is MPKITFLPNADLCPEGKIVEAEEGETILEVALRNDIEIEHACEMSCACSTCHCIVRKGFDSLEESDEQEDDMLDKAWGVEPHSRLSCQARVTDEDLEVEIPRYSLNHAKEDH, encoded by the coding sequence ATGCCCAAAATTACATTTTTACCTAATGCTGATCTTTGTCCTGAAGGCAAAATAGTTGAAGCTGAAGAAGGTGAAACTATTTTAGAAGTTGCACTTCGTAATGATATTGAAATTGAACATGCATGTGAAATGTCTTGTGCATGTTCAACGTGCCACTGTATTGTTCGTAAAGGTTTTGATTCGCTAGAAGAAAGTGATGAGCAAGAAGATGATATGCTTGATAAAGCTTGGGGAGTAGAGCCTCATAGTCGATTAAGTTGCCAAGCTCGAGTTACAGATGAAGATCTTGAAGTTGAAATTCCAAGATATAGTTTAAATCATGCCAAAGAAGATCATTAA